Genomic window (Pseudoliparis swirei isolate HS2019 ecotype Mariana Trench chromosome 23, NWPU_hadal_v1, whole genome shotgun sequence):
tgctagccactacaccaccgtgcagcctaGCTAAACTAATCTTAACTAAACTGAACTCGAatcaaattaactgaattgaactaATCCGGACGAAAATAATCTGAAATCAAATAAAAGAGATGATCGTGAAAGGTTTCCTGTTGACAAAGGTGGGGCTGTAGGAACCGGGACTGCCGCGTGGAGGTGTCGCTGGGGCCCCTGACGGTGCGAGAAGCTCACAGACGCGGTTGCGGGTCCGGTGCTGTTCATCGTGACCGTAACTATAGTTCACGGTGAGCATGACCGCGAGCCGCCCGCCCCGCGCGCTCAGCCGCCTCTCCATCGCGCTCGTGCTGCCGCTGCTCATGCCGCACGGTCCGGGACGCGTCCCGGTCGCGGCGGAGTACTCCTCCAAAACCGACTTGGATTACGAGTTCGGGGACTACCGGGGGAAGTGGTGTATCGACGACCACGGCTTTGTTTACGCGATCGGACAGGTGTTTTACCCGAGCCCGACGGCGTGTCCGTGCACGTGCACCGTGGACGGACCCGTGTGCGTCCGGCCCAAGTGTCCCCGCATCCACCCCCGGTGCACGCGGATGAAATTTAAGGCGTGCTGTCCGGTGTGCGAGGCGATGGCCCGGGTCTGCGTTTACGGGGGGAAAACGTACCGACCCCTGGAGGAGTTCATGGTGAGAAAGACCCAACCCCTCCCTCATCATACGTAAAGTATAGAAGAAATACTTGTACATTAGCAATACTACAtttaagaaatacaaatatttgaaaTGTCACAAGTTTAAGTTCCTTTGTGCAGAATGGCTCCATTGAAAGTGAGTTATGTggtatatttattatgtttatttatattaaggTCGAGCTGAATTTAAATAACTTTCTATATTGTTGTTAAGTTGATATTTTAGAAACTCATCATGTTTGTAATGTACAATCTTGAATCTTAGAAACACTTCATTCTCTCAATATCGTAGTTGCAATCACTCACCACTGGATAACAGATACGTATCATATTAATATGAGATTGTCATTATGTTCACAGATGTggaaaatagaatagaatatttgCATACCATGGTTTATGTTCACTCCGGTTAGTGCACACAGCAGCGTCATTATATTTAGTATAAACCAACCATGGTGGACAATACCCACGAAccaacgcgtgtgtgtgtgtgtctttgtgtgtgtgtgtgtgtgtgttttcagcaaACACTACCTGATGAGCACTAAACAGCAGCAGACAAAGTTCATTACTAGTGTGTGAAGTAGAACTTTTTGCTAACTATTCAgttaaacaaaaagaagagggaATATTGGACTTAGATTTGGCACAGAAAGACAGATACATCATtctggatgtgtaaataagcaACTGTTTGCTAACATGTTTACAGCATCTGAATTCAAAAATGAGTTCACAGCAGCAGTTTGTACCTGCAGATGTATACACAGTGACACGTATATCTTTGCATTCATAGATAAATGATTGATACAATTGTGCATTTTTAGTGCAATGTTATCCTTTCTAGGCAGAAACCGCTGtgactttcaattcaattcctttcaatttaatttgtacagtacaaaatcacaaatttgcctcagagggctttataacctgtacacatacgacatccctgacctttgacctcacatcggatcaggaaaaaactcccaagaattaaaaaaacacatttcacagggaaaatagggaagaaaccttcaggagagcaacagaggaggatccctctccaggatggacagaacaatagatgtcatgtgaccagaaggaatcattacagagttacaacacattcaatgaatatgacagtgtgtattgtgGAGGAATAGTTcttccacaatccatgagacagatggaggtagagaggaggggaggcggggtgcatcagcagggccatgtcAGGAGGCATCGGACCCAGCCAGgcccgatggaccctatgagatgtgacgtcacaaagactccggagagaaagcaTAATTAATAATttggtgatggagagatgtaaattcatccataaggagagagggaagaggagagaggtgctcagtgtatcctagacgtcccccagcagccgatcagcctatagcagcatctctaggtctggaccaggtgaacctgattcaggtctaactataagactatcaagaggaaagtcttcagtctacatgaggggactgtgtctgcctccaggactgaaggtggagctggttccataaaagaggaggagcttgatacctgaaggctctggctcctcctactttttaagactctaggaaccacaagtagccccgcatttagtgaggcagctctctagtggggcgatatggtactacatgctctctagtggggcaatatggtactacaagctctagtggggtaatatggtactacaagctctctagtggggcaatatggtactacacgctctctagtggggcaatatggtactacatgctctctagtggggcaatatggtactacaagctctctagtggggcaatatggtactacaagctctccagtggtgcaatatggtactacaagctctctagtggtgcaatatggtactacaagctctctagtggggcaatatggtactacaatctctctagtggggcaatatggtactacaagctctctagtggggcaatatggtactacaatctctctagtggggcaatatggtactacaagctctctagtggggcaatatggtactacaagctctctagtggtgcaatatggtactacaagctccttaagatatgatggagcatcaccaatcaaggctttgcaggtgagaagaattttaa
Coding sequences:
- the si:dkey-283b1.7 gene encoding von Willebrand factor C domain-containing protein 2-like, with amino-acid sequence MTASRPPRALSRLSIALVLPLLMPHGPGRVPVAAEYSSKTDLDYEFGDYRGKWCIDDHGFVYAIGQVFYPSPTACPCTCTVDGPVCVRPKCPRIHPRCTRMKFKACCPVCEAMARVCVYGGKTYRPLEEFMLSKCERCRCEANREVYCSISDCPAPHCVNPTYEPNQCCPTCKTGPNCFAGNRVIPAGERVDIGKWTVCYCTSQDGLWHTHLQAICETLPQPSTPTNAPTDRESRGRGKRPFIPRLDVIP